The segment AGCGTAGTAAATAAAAATAGTACACAGCCAAAAGAAATTATTGAAGAACAAAAGATTCAACAGGCAAAATTGCATATAGGTTACCGGACAAACACGATATTCCGTGATGAAGGTTATTTTGCGCTTCAAGTTTTTAATGGCATTTTTGGCGGGTTTCCCAGTTCAAAGCTATTTATCAATGTGAGAGAAAAGAACAGTCTGGCTTACTATGCGGCGTCCCGATTTGAAAGTCATAAAGGTCTATTATTTGTTTTAAGCGGTATTGCTCCAGGCGATTTTGAAAAAGCCAGAGATATTATAAAACTACAGATGAAGGAAATGAAAGATGGGAACTTTACGGAAACGGAATTAAATGAAACGAAAGAATTAATTATTAATCAGTTATTGGAAACAATGGATAATCCACAAGGCTTAATCGAACTTCTCTATCAACAAGTGTTGGCAGATAAAGAATTAGACCCTGAAGAGTTAATTACTAATATAAAAAAAGTAACGAAAGACAATGTAATCTCAGTTGCGAATAAAATAGAAGAAGATACGGTTTATTTATTAACAAGCGAGGGAGGAAAGTCTGGTGAATAAACAAATCTACAGCGATATTTCTGAAACCTTATATTCAGCGAAGCTTGATAATGGCTTATCCGTTTATTTACTGCTAAAACGAGAAATGGCTAAAACGTACGGCGTGTTCTCAACAAATTACGGATCGATTGATCAAACGTTTACACCGATTGGAGAGAGCGAAAAAATCACAGTTCCAGAAGGGGTCGCTCATTTTTTGGAGCATAAATTATTTGAAAAAGAGGACCGGGATGTTTTTGCGGATTTTGGAAAACAGGCCGCTTCTCCTAATGCTTATACATCGTTTACGAAAACGGCTTATTTATTCGCTGCAACAAATCACATCGAAAAAAATGTAGAAACGCTGATTGATTTCGTTCAGGATCCCTATTTTTCAGAGGAATCAGTTGAAAAGGAAAAAGGAATTATTGCACAGGAAATTAAGATGTATGATGATCAGCCGGATTCACAATTATTTATGGGAACGATTAAATCTCTGTTTCAAAATCATCCTGTAAATATAGATATAGCAGGTACGGTCGAATCAATTAACACCATTACTAAAGACGATTTATATACATGTTACAATACCTTTTATCATCCGGAGAATATGACATTATTTATTGCTGGTAATTTTGATGAAAATAGCATGATGAATTTAATTCAATCCAATCAGCAAGCAAAAGATTTTAAGACGATGGATCAAATAGAAAGGGAATTTCCGGATGAATCAGCAGAAGTTGCTGTGAAAGAAAACAAAATTGTTATGCCGGTATCTATACCAAAATGTACAATTGGAATTAAGGAATCATCCGATGAATTAAAGGGTGAGGCATTTTTGAAAAAGGATTTACTGCAAGGTATGATTATAGATCATTACTTTTCAAAAGGCGGAACATTCTATCAGGAGTTATATAATGAAGAGCTTATTGACGGCAGTTTCTTTTTCGAGACCAATTTAGAGAAGAATTTTGGATATTCTATAGTTGGCAGTAATACAGACCGACCGGATAAATTCGCAGCTAAAGTGAAGGAATTATTACTGTCAACAAACACCGCATCAATTACAACCGAAGAATTTGAGCGAATGAAGAAAAAACAAATCGGTCAATTATTACGAGCAATGAACTCTTTGGAATTTATTGCAAACCAGTATATTCATTACCATACGCTTGATATTGATCTATTTGAAGTGATTCCTACACTACAGTCCATAACACTTCAAGAAGTGAATGATTTCGTACAGGATTGGATCAAAGAAGATCGTATGTCTGTATGTACAATAGCTGCGGAGTAAGGAGATGTCATGGAGGGGAATGTATTAATTATAGGGGCCAGTGGAGATATTGGTGTTGCTATCGCTGAACGGTTGGCAAACGATGGATATCAATTATTGCTGCATTATAATAAAAATAGAAAAAAGATTGATGAATTTAGTGAAAAACTTGATAAAGAATGTCTGCTCACTGTCATACAAGCAGATTTAAAAAATGACATAATGATAAAAGAGTTTCTAAATAAGCTTGTATTCCCGGTGGATTATATTATCTTTGCCGGCGGAGCAGCGCATTTCGGATTATTTCAGGATATAACAGAACAAATAATGAATGATATGCTCACATTACATGTAAAGGCACCTTGGATGATTACACATCACTTATTGCCAGCGATGATTCAACAAAAATCCGGTAAAATTATTTTCATAACATCCCTATGGGGAGATATTGGTGCAAGTAATGAAGTTGTTTATTCCTCGGTAAAAGGGGCACAAAACAGCTTTGTTAAGGCTTTAGCCAAAGAGGTTGCACCTAGTGAGGTTTCCGTAAATGCTATTAGCCCGGGTTATATTGAAACGAAAATGAATAACTATTTAGGTGAAGATGAGAAAGCAGCGCTTATTGCCGAAATCCCTATCAATCGTGCTGGTTTACCTAGTGAAATTGCCCATACAGTAAGTTTCCTATTGGATAAGCAATCGAATTATATCCAAGGTGAGATCATTAATGTGAATGGTGCCTGGAAGTAAAAGGTTGATCCCTTCCATCATGTATAAACGAAGAAAAAATTCAAATACTATACATGAAAAATGGAAGGAGGCATATGTATGTCAGTTCTAGATAATTTTGATTCATGGAAAGGTTTTTTGGCCAGCAGACTTCAGCAGGCTGAGCAACAAGGAATGAGCCAGCAAACAATGACCAATGTAGCTGACGAGGTTGGAGATTATCTTGCTAGCAATGTGGAAGCAAAAAATGAAGAAGAAGCAGTGTTAAGAGATCTATGGAATGCCGCTTCTGAAGATGAACAAAAGGCAATTGCAAACACCATGATTAAGATGGTTAAAAATCAAGGGAATACAAATTAAAGCTGCATGATTGGTAAAGAAGCTGTATAATTTATATATACAGCTTCTTTCTTATTTAAAAAAAGCTTTTATTTAGTGAACCTCTTTTCACTTACACCAAAATCATTTATTATATAGTCATATCAATTGCTTTTATATGTTATTATGAATAGAGTATGCAACTAAAGGAGCTAATTATGGAAAAAACAGAATGGTACCTTGAATACGAAATTCAATATAACCGTCCTGGACTACTTGGTGATATATCCTCTTTATTAGGGATGTTATCCATTAATATTATAACCATTAACGGAATAGAGGATTCCAGAAGAGGGATATTAATTCTTTCCCAATACAATGAAAATATTACACGTTTAAGATCAATATTAGATACAATGGATACAATTAAAGTAATGAAAATACGCAAGCCAAAACTTCGGGATAAATTAGCTGTACGGCATGGAAAATATATACACAGAGATACCAGCGATCGGAAAACAGTTCGTTTCGTGCGTGATGAATTAGGAATATTAGTGGACTTCATGGCAGAATTATGTAAAAAAGAAGGACATAAATTAATCGGTATTCGCGGAATGCCTCGAGTTGGCAAAACAGAATCGATCGTTGCTGCAAGCGTTTCTGCAAATAAACGTTGGTTATTTGTTTCTAGTACGCTTCTGAAACAAACAGTACGCAGCCAATTGATTGAAGGTGAATACAACCCGGAAAATATCTATATTATTGACGGCGTTGTTTCAAATAGACGTATGGAAGATGAAAAACATTGGCAACTTATTCGGGAAATTATGCAACTTCCCTCTATAAAAATAGTAGAGCATCCAGATGTTTTTGTACAGACAACAGAATATACGATTGATGATTTTGATTATATTATCGAGTTGCGTAGTCATGAAGATGAGGAGATTACATATGAACCAATCGAGAGGCAGCAATTCAGAAAGAATGATGGGTTTTCTATGTTTGATTTTTGAAATGGATGGTGTTATTTATGGAAATAGGAGAAAGGCTAAGAGAGGCTAGAGAAACAAAAAGTATATCCTTGGACAGTTTACAGGAAACAACAAAGATACAAAAAAGGTATTTAGTTGCAATTGAAGAGGGTAATTTCCATATCCTTCCAGGTAAATTCTATGCAAGAGCCTTTATTAAAGAATATGCTAATGCTGTAGGGTTAGATCCCAATGAATTGCTGGAAGAATACAAAGAAGAGGTCCCTAAAACGGAAGATGAAAACGATGCGCCATATACCCGAATACAGCGTACCCGAAAAGAAAGCAATGCAGAAAAAAGTCCAGCTATATTTTCACTTATGCCTACGATAATTGTTGTACTATTGGTGATTGGTATTATTTTAGCAGCTTGGTTTTTCTATACGCAAGCAACTTCCGGGGGTGGTGATGCAAATCCTCAGGAAGAGCAAAATGATAATGAGGAAATTATAATTAATAACCCGGATGATGATAACCAAAATAACAATGAAGGTGAAGCGAAAGAATCAACGGAAGAGGCAGAGGATACAGAGGACTCCACATCAGAATCAGAAGAAGAGGAAGAAGAACAGTCAGAAGTCGAATTTTCTTTAGTTGAAGAAGGGGCCGGTAGTCCACCCGAGTCTACGTTTGATTTAACGAATGCCGGCGAAGAAATCACTCTTACGCTAGAATCCAGTGGCAATACGTGGCTTGACGTTCAAAATGGAGATGGTGAATCTTTTTACAGCCAGGAATTTCCTGAAGATGAATCACCATTGGAGTTTGATATGTCTGGTGAGGAAAGAATTTATTTAAGCATTGGGAATGCGCCTGATCTAACGATATCGATTAATGGGACAGAATTAGAATATCCTATTGATCCGAATGAAGAAGTATTCCAAAAAATATGGATCAATACGAATAGCGAAACGTAAATAATCTGTATAGACCCTTCCCTTTATGTGATGTGGAAGGGTTTTGTACCTGACTTGATACTAGGAGGAAAAGCGGAGTAATGAATATACCAAATAAGATAACCCTTTCACGTATTTTTTTAATCCCTATATTTATTATTTTATTAAGTGTTCCCTTTGATTGGGGAGAATGGAATATTGGCGACAGGCAGTTGCCTGTTTCCCATTTTGTAGCAGGTTTACTTTTTATCATTGCCTCGACAACGGATTGGATCGATGGTTATTACGCCAGGAAGTATAATCTTGTAACTAATTTAGGGAAGTTTCTGGATCCATTGGCAGATAAATTACTCGTTGCGGCAGCATTAATTTTATTAGTGGAAATGGGATTAGCACCTGCTTGGGTTGTTATTCTTATTATAAGCAGAGAGTTTGCTGTAACAGGACTCAGATTAGTTGCTGCTGGTGAGGGAATCGTACTTGCGGCAAGCAGTATGGGGAAATTAAAAACAGTTACACAAATTGTTGCAGTAGCAGCTCTACTGCTCCATAACTTTCCATTATCTTATATCGGATTTCCATTCGCGCAGGTAATGCTATATATCGCATTATTCTTTACAGTATATTCTGGTTATGATTATTTTGTAAAAAATTGGCATGTTATGAGGAGTTCTAAATAATGAAAAATGTGAAGGCAGAAATTATCGCGGTAGGCACAGAGTTATTATTAGGACAAATTGCAAATACAAATGCACAATGGCTGTCTAAGCAACTCGCATTATACGGGATTAATATTTACAACCATACAGTAGTGGGTGACAACCTGCAGCGGGTGGAAGATGCCTTTTCCCAGGCTCACCATCGATCAGATATTGTAATAGTTACAGGAGGACTTGGACCAACCGAAGATGACTTAACCCGTGAAGCTTTTCAGCGTATAAGTCATTTGGACATTGTTGAGCATCCACCTTCCATGAAAAAAATAGAAGCATTTTTTGAGAAGCAAAATTCGGTGATGACACCGAATAATCGGAAGCAAGCACGAGTTTTTAAAAACGCATATGTACTTGATAATAAAGTCGGGATGGCACCTGGAATGATTGTAACACATGATAATAAGACTTGGATCTTCCTACCTGGTGTTCCGAGAGAAATGAAGCAACTTGTTACAAATGATGTACTTCCTCATCTCCAAAAATTAACCGGGAATGAAGAGATTATTAAATCAACAGTTCTAAAATTCATCGGCATTGGTGAATCAGCTTTAGAGCATGAATTAAGTGATATCATTCAACATCAAAGTAATCCAACCATCGCTCCATTGGCTCAAGATGAAGGTGTGGTCATTCGTCTCACTGCAAAAGAAAGATCCAAGGTAAAGGTAAATGATTTACTCGAGGATACGAAGCAGCAAATTTTAGCAAAAGTTGGTTCTCACTTTTATGGTGTTGATGAGGAAAAATTAGAAAATCAGGTAATCTCTCTTTTAAAGGAGCAGAACAAGCGTATTGCTGCTGCTGAGAGCTTAACAGGTGGTATGTTTACAGATAAGCTTATTTCAGTGGAAGGCGCTTCTTCTGTTTGTCGTGGCGGTATAGTCTGTTATGACACAAAAGTAAAACAGGATGTGCTTGGTGTTTCTAATGATGTCATACAAAGTAAAGGTGTGGTTAGTCCAGACTGTGCCTTGGAAATGGCTGACAATGTACGCAGGAAACTGGATGCTGCTATTGGAATAAGCTTTACTGGGGTAGCTGGACCGAGTGAAGTGGAAGGTAAACCGGCAGGGACAGTTTACATTGCTATTTGTCAAGATAGCGGAGAACAATCTGTTGAAAAGTTCACCTTTCAGGGTACACGTAATTCGGTTAGACGGAGAGCTACACTAAAGGGACTTGAAATTCTTTTTAAATACTTAAAATGATAAAACTAGAGACTTTTTTTCATTAAAATTCATTTTTACGGTGTGCAGTCTATTCTATAATTCTATTTTTCAGAGAAAAACATTGCTAAAATCAGAGAACATTTATTCGATTTTTCTTGGCAAATCTTTAAAAACAATGTATGATGTAAATAGATACTAAAAGGAGGCAAATACGTTGAGTGATAAAAAACAGGCATTAGATATGGCGCTAAAACAAATAGAAAAACAATTCGGCAAAGGTTCGATTATGAAACTTGGGGAGCAGGCTGCACAAAAAATAGCAACAATTCCAAGTGGATCACTAGCACTTGATGTAGCACTGGGAATAGGCGGATATCCCAGAGGTAGAGTAGTAGAAATATACGGGCCTGAATCATCAGGTAAGACGACGGTAGCTTTACATGCCATTGCAGAAGCACAGCGAAAAGGTGGACAGGCAGCTTTTATTGATGCCG is part of the Virgibacillus sp. NKC19-16 genome and harbors:
- a CDS encoding competence/damage-inducible protein A; its protein translation is MKNVKAEIIAVGTELLLGQIANTNAQWLSKQLALYGINIYNHTVVGDNLQRVEDAFSQAHHRSDIVIVTGGLGPTEDDLTREAFQRISHLDIVEHPPSMKKIEAFFEKQNSVMTPNNRKQARVFKNAYVLDNKVGMAPGMIVTHDNKTWIFLPGVPREMKQLVTNDVLPHLQKLTGNEEIIKSTVLKFIGIGESALEHELSDIIQHQSNPTIAPLAQDEGVVIRLTAKERSKVKVNDLLEDTKQQILAKVGSHFYGVDEEKLENQVISLLKEQNKRIAAAESLTGGMFTDKLISVEGASSVCRGGIVCYDTKVKQDVLGVSNDVIQSKGVVSPDCALEMADNVRRKLDAAIGISFTGVAGPSEVEGKPAGTVYIAICQDSGEQSVEKFTFQGTRNSVRRRATLKGLEILFKYLK
- a CDS encoding helix-turn-helix domain-containing protein, with the translated sequence MEIGERLREARETKSISLDSLQETTKIQKRYLVAIEEGNFHILPGKFYARAFIKEYANAVGLDPNELLEEYKEEVPKTEDENDAPYTRIQRTRKESNAEKSPAIFSLMPTIIVVLLVIGIILAAWFFYTQATSGGGDANPQEEQNDNEEIIINNPDDDNQNNNEGEAKESTEEAEDTEDSTSESEEEEEEQSEVEFSLVEEGAGSPPESTFDLTNAGEEITLTLESSGNTWLDVQNGDGESFYSQEFPEDESPLEFDMSGEERIYLSIGNAPDLTISINGTELEYPIDPNEEVFQKIWINTNSET
- the ymfI gene encoding elongation factor P 5-aminopentanone reductase gives rise to the protein MEGNVLIIGASGDIGVAIAERLANDGYQLLLHYNKNRKKIDEFSEKLDKECLLTVIQADLKNDIMIKEFLNKLVFPVDYIIFAGGAAHFGLFQDITEQIMNDMLTLHVKAPWMITHHLLPAMIQQKSGKIIFITSLWGDIGASNEVVYSSVKGAQNSFVKALAKEVAPSEVSVNAISPGYIETKMNNYLGEDEKAALIAEIPINRAGLPSEIAHTVSFLLDKQSNYIQGEIINVNGAWK
- the yfmH gene encoding EF-P 5-aminopentanol modification-associated protein YfmH; this translates as MNKQIYSDISETLYSAKLDNGLSVYLLLKREMAKTYGVFSTNYGSIDQTFTPIGESEKITVPEGVAHFLEHKLFEKEDRDVFADFGKQAASPNAYTSFTKTAYLFAATNHIEKNVETLIDFVQDPYFSEESVEKEKGIIAQEIKMYDDQPDSQLFMGTIKSLFQNHPVNIDIAGTVESINTITKDDLYTCYNTFYHPENMTLFIAGNFDENSMMNLIQSNQQAKDFKTMDQIEREFPDESAEVAVKENKIVMPVSIPKCTIGIKESSDELKGEAFLKKDLLQGMIIDHYFSKGGTFYQELYNEELIDGSFFFETNLEKNFGYSIVGSNTDRPDKFAAKVKELLLSTNTASITTEEFERMKKKQIGQLLRAMNSLEFIANQYIHYHTLDIDLFEVIPTLQSITLQEVNDFVQDWIKEDRMSVCTIAAE
- the pgsA gene encoding CDP-diacylglycerol--glycerol-3-phosphate 3-phosphatidyltransferase — translated: MNIPNKITLSRIFLIPIFIILLSVPFDWGEWNIGDRQLPVSHFVAGLLFIIASTTDWIDGYYARKYNLVTNLGKFLDPLADKLLVAAALILLVEMGLAPAWVVILIISREFAVTGLRLVAAGEGIVLAASSMGKLKTVTQIVAVAALLLHNFPLSYIGFPFAQVMLYIALFFTVYSGYDYFVKNWHVMRSSK
- a CDS encoding DUF3243 domain-containing protein, with product MSVLDNFDSWKGFLASRLQQAEQQGMSQQTMTNVADEVGDYLASNVEAKNEEEAVLRDLWNAASEDEQKAIANTMIKMVKNQGNTN
- a CDS encoding YmfK family protein, with translation MEKTEWYLEYEIQYNRPGLLGDISSLLGMLSINIITINGIEDSRRGILILSQYNENITRLRSILDTMDTIKVMKIRKPKLRDKLAVRHGKYIHRDTSDRKTVRFVRDELGILVDFMAELCKKEGHKLIGIRGMPRVGKTESIVAASVSANKRWLFVSSTLLKQTVRSQLIEGEYNPENIYIIDGVVSNRRMEDEKHWQLIREIMQLPSIKIVEHPDVFVQTTEYTIDDFDYIIELRSHEDEEITYEPIERQQFRKNDGFSMFDF